A window of Clostridium sp. 'White wine YQ' contains these coding sequences:
- a CDS encoding cob(I)yrinic acid a,c-diamide adenosyltransferase, which produces MKLENGMIQIYTGNGKGKSTAAIGQGIRAAGNGLNVIMIQFLKSNETGELKILGNLVENFKLIRMESRKDFVWNLNKEQIEELKIEINNEYNYALELLKNNECDVLILDEIFGVLKNGFLNESDIINLFENKRNETEIILTGRNAPQSIIERADLVTEMVEVKHYFSKGVSARKGIEF; this is translated from the coding sequence ATGAAACTAGAAAATGGAATGATTCAGATATATACAGGCAATGGAAAAGGTAAGTCAACTGCAGCTATTGGTCAAGGGATTAGAGCAGCTGGAAATGGACTTAACGTTATAATGATTCAATTTTTAAAAAGTAATGAAACTGGTGAATTAAAAATATTAGGAAATCTTGTAGAAAATTTTAAGCTTATACGAATGGAGAGCAGAAAAGATTTCGTATGGAATTTAAACAAAGAACAAATTGAAGAACTTAAAATTGAAATTAATAATGAGTATAATTATGCGTTAGAGCTCTTGAAAAACAATGAATGTGATGTGTTAATACTGGATGAAATATTTGGAGTGCTTAAGAATGGTTTTCTAAATGAAAGTGATATAATTAATTTATTTGAGAATAAAAGAAATGAAACAGAAATTATATTAACGGGAAGAAATGCACCACAATCCATTATTGAAAGAGCAGATTTAGTAACAGAAATGGTTGAAGTAAAACATTATTTCTCAAAAGGTGTAAGTGCTAGAAAGGGGATTGAATTTTAA
- the dapD gene encoding 2,3,4,5-tetrahydropyridine-2,6-dicarboxylate N-acetyltransferase codes for MSYNFTDPYEIARFIKEAKKSTPVKVYINGDLSGCDFGNIEWYGSANFYVLYGESDEITKLILDNKEKIRHFRDEIDRRNSAVPMLNLLEVDARIEPGAIIRDKVTIEKNAVVMMGAVINIGAEIGEGTMVDMNAVVGARGKLGKRVHLGAGAVVAGVLEPPSKEPCIIGDDVLIGANAVILEGVKIGNGSVVAAGSVVVEDVPEGVVVAGTPAKIIKEVDDKTKDKTKILDDLRK; via the coding sequence ATGAGTTATAATTTTACAGATCCATATGAAATTGCAAGATTTATAAAAGAAGCTAAAAAGTCAACACCTGTTAAAGTGTACATAAATGGAGATTTAAGTGGCTGTGATTTTGGAAATATTGAATGGTATGGATCAGCAAATTTTTATGTTCTATATGGAGAAAGCGATGAAATCACAAAATTAATTCTTGATAACAAAGAAAAAATCAGACATTTCAGAGATGAAATAGATAGAAGAAATTCTGCAGTACCTATGTTAAACTTACTAGAGGTTGATGCAAGAATTGAACCAGGTGCTATAATAAGAGACAAAGTAACAATTGAAAAAAATGCTGTAGTAATGATGGGGGCAGTAATAAATATAGGCGCAGAAATTGGTGAAGGTACAATGGTTGATATGAATGCTGTTGTAGGAGCTAGAGGAAAACTTGGCAAAAGAGTTCATCTTGGGGCTGGAGCTGTTGTTGCTGGGGTTCTAGAACCACCTTCAAAAGAACCATGCATTATAGGCGATGATGTTCTTATAGGAGCAAATGCAGTTATCCTTGAAGGAGTTAAAATAGGTAACGGTTCTGTTGTTGCAGCTGGCTCTGTTGTTGTGGAAGATGTTCCAGAAGGTGTAGTAGTTGCTGGAACACCTGCAAAGATCATTAAAGAAGTTGATGATAAGACAAAGGATAAGACAAAAATATTAGATGATTTAAGAAAATAA
- a CDS encoding DUF4364 family protein: MKENTLELAENKLILLYIVKNIKYPLTKTQLTDLVLETSFINYFTLQQYINDLVTTDFIKYEEVNEKSFIHLTPKGNSVLDFFGDRISSSKLSILDDYIKEKSEKIKKELTIHSDYTLDNNNSFLVNLKALENDSLLIDIKLSVASKKQAVDLCHKWKEDSSEIYTKIINALIQ; this comes from the coding sequence ATGAAGGAAAACACTCTAGAATTAGCTGAAAATAAGTTAATACTTTTATATATAGTTAAAAATATAAAATATCCATTAACCAAAACTCAATTAACTGATTTGGTTTTAGAAACTAGTTTTATAAACTACTTCACTCTCCAACAATATATAAATGATTTAGTTACAACTGATTTCATTAAATATGAAGAGGTTAATGAAAAAAGTTTTATTCATTTAACCCCTAAAGGAAATAGCGTATTAGATTTCTTTGGAGATAGAATATCTTCATCAAAATTATCAATTTTGGATGATTATATTAAAGAAAAAAGTGAAAAAATTAAAAAGGAGCTTACTATTCATAGTGACTACACCCTAGATAATAACAACTCCTTTTTGGTTAATCTAAAAGCATTAGAAAATGACTCCTTATTAATTGATATTAAATTAAGTGTTGCTTCAAAAAAGCAGGCTGTTGACCTTTGTCATAAGTGGAAGGAAGACTCTTCTGAAATTTATACTAAAATAATCAATGCTTTAATCCAGTAA
- a CDS encoding pyridoxal phosphate-dependent aminotransferase, whose product MNKNVEKVEISGIRKFFNLVNEVDGAISLTLGQPDFNVPESIKAGIVKALEENKTEYTSNAGILPLRERISSYLESLGISFLADEICITIGGSEGLYSVLSAVVEPGEKVLVPAIGYPAYENILKIIDSEPIEYNLNEDFTLNIEDIEEKIKKYEIRKIILSYPSNPTGAILSLEDRKKIAELIKKYDIIALTDEIYSSLCYDEYYSIAQVKELKDNIIYIGGFSKMFSMTGLRIGFIGATSKYMKEIMKVHQYNVSCAPSIIQWGIYYGFDLALEDLERMKKSFVERRDLVYNRLKSMGMDVVKPKGAFYIFPSIKKYNISSKDFCEKLLFEKKLACVPGDAFGEAGDGFFRISYCYSKESLIKALDIIEQFISEI is encoded by the coding sequence ATGAATAAAAATGTCGAAAAAGTTGAAATCTCAGGAATTCGAAAATTTTTCAATTTAGTTAATGAAGTAGATGGAGCTATATCATTGACACTTGGACAGCCGGACTTTAATGTGCCAGAGAGCATTAAGGCTGGAATAGTAAAAGCATTAGAAGAAAATAAGACTGAATATACTTCAAATGCAGGAATTCTGCCACTAAGAGAAAGAATATCTTCATATCTTGAAAGTTTAGGAATTTCATTCTTAGCAGATGAAATATGCATAACTATTGGAGGAAGTGAAGGATTATATTCTGTATTATCAGCAGTAGTTGAGCCAGGTGAAAAAGTGTTAGTGCCAGCTATTGGGTATCCTGCATACGAGAATATATTAAAAATAATTGATAGTGAGCCTATAGAATATAACTTAAATGAAGATTTTACTTTGAATATAGAAGATATAGAAGAAAAAATCAAGAAATATGAAATCAGAAAAATTATATTATCCTATCCTTCAAATCCTACTGGAGCAATTTTATCTTTGGAAGATAGAAAAAAAATAGCTGAATTAATTAAAAAATATGATATAATTGCATTGACAGATGAAATCTATAGTTCTTTATGCTATGATGAGTATTATTCGATTGCTCAAGTTAAAGAATTAAAAGATAATATTATATACATAGGTGGATTCTCCAAGATGTTTTCTATGACTGGACTTAGAATAGGTTTTATTGGAGCTACATCTAAATATATGAAGGAAATTATGAAGGTACATCAGTATAATGTCTCATGTGCTCCATCAATTATTCAATGGGGAATTTATTATGGATTTGATTTGGCATTAGAAGATTTGGAGAGAATGAAAAAATCATTTGTAGAAAGAAGAGATTTGGTTTATAATAGGTTAAAAAGTATGGGGATGGATGTAGTAAAACCTAAAGGGGCGTTTTATATATTTCCATCCATTAAGAAATATAATATTTCATCTAAGGATTTCTGTGAAAAACTTCTATTTGAAAAGAAGCTTGCCTGTGTTCCAGGGGATGCCTTTGGAGAAGCAGGTGATGGATTTTTTAGAATAAGCTATTGTTATTCTAAAGAAAGTTTAATAAAAGCATTGGATATAATTGAACAATTTATATCGGAAATATAG
- a CDS encoding single-stranded DNA-binding protein, which yields MDNLMLNNKIYLEGKVLSKLEFSHEMYGEGFYSFNMEVQRLSDSVDVLSITVSERLLTEIELEIGMDIIVEGQLRSYNKFVDGSNRLILTVFARNIIPCLERSKNPNEIFLDGYVCKEPVYRTTPFGREIADLLLAVNRAYNKSDYIPTIAWGRNSRFCQTLEVGDNIRIWGRLQSREYQKKVGENQVIKKVAYEVSISKMEKVQKEDESCLENEESQSLQENTSFGA from the coding sequence ATGGACAATTTAATGTTAAACAATAAGATTTATTTAGAGGGGAAAGTATTATCAAAATTAGAATTTTCACATGAGATGTATGGTGAGGGATTTTACAGCTTTAATATGGAGGTTCAAAGACTATCAGATTCCGTTGATGTTCTAAGTATAACAGTTTCTGAAAGACTTTTAACTGAAATAGAATTAGAGATAGGGATGGATATAATAGTTGAGGGACAGTTAAGAAGCTATAATAAATTTGTTGATGGCTCTAACAGATTAATATTAACTGTATTTGCAAGAAATATTATTCCATGTCTAGAAAGAAGTAAAAATCCTAATGAGATTTTCCTAGATGGATACGTTTGTAAAGAGCCAGTTTACAGAACAACTCCATTTGGAAGAGAAATAGCTGATTTATTACTAGCAGTTAATAGAGCATATAATAAGTCAGATTACATTCCTACAATTGCATGGGGTAGAAATTCAAGATTTTGTCAAACACTAGAGGTAGGGGACAATATTAGAATTTGGGGAAGACTTCAAAGTAGAGAATATCAAAAGAAGGTTGGGGAAAATCAAGTCATAAAGAAAGTTGCTTATGAAGTTTCTATTTCTAAAATGGAAAAAGTTCAAAAAGAAGACGAAAGCTGTCTTGAAAATGAAGAAAGTCAGAGTTTGCAAGAAAATACTTCATTTGGAGCGTAG